Part of the Pseudobacteriovorax antillogorgiicola genome, CGCTCCACAACTGCTGCACACCCACTCTCTCACCCCAAGATCTTTCACACCTTTCGGTGCGCTATCTGGAATCTCTTCACAGCTAGAACAGATTTGAGTTGAGCAGTTCTCAGGAACTTCTACGAATATACGATGCTGTTGCGCGCTCGCTTTATACTTCAGCATCGTTTTGAATGCGGTAGTAGCCGCATCATTTACAGATTTTGCCATTTTGGTTTTGGCTAAGCCTTTGGCTCCAAACTTACCTACAACTATTAGGCAATTTTCTTGGACGATTTCAGTTGAGGCCTTGTGGAGATCGTCCATTCTCTTATTACGAATCTTTGCGTGGATTTTCCTAGCTTGCCTCTTTTTCTTGTGCTTCTGCACACCAGAAAGCTTTCGCTCCATCATCCGATAATAGCGCCCGTTAGATACCTTTTTGCCACTAGAGAGCGTGGCGACGTCTTTCAGACCAAGGTCAATGCCAACTTCAGCGCGAGCATCGTATTGTTCTGGTTCGTATTCGATTGGAATGCAGATATACCAACGACCTTTAGAGTCCTGACAAAACTCTCCGCTCTTGTAGTCAGATTCGGGAAGACGATCCGGTTGAAACAGCCTGTAGGGCTTCTTATTGAAGGTCACAATGCCGTCTTTAAACTTGATACAATCATGGCGAAATGGAATCCACCCCAACGACTTTCGACCA contains:
- a CDS encoding RNA-guided endonuclease InsQ/TnpB family protein translates to MATKTLKIRIKDSTACKELNRMARAINFVWNYCNETSFEAVRKNSQWLSYQDLQRLTKGANKELGLNSASVQMVCREYVTRRRQFKKRKLRWRGRKSLGWIPFRHDCIKFKDGIVTFNKKPYRLFQPDRLPESDYKSGEFCQDSKGRWYICIPIEYEPEQYDARAEVGIDLGLKDVATLSSGKKVSNGRYYRMMERKLSGVQKHKKKRQARKIHAKIRNKRMDDLHKASTEIVQENCLIVVGKFGAKGLAKTKMAKSVNDAATTAFKTMLKYKASAQQHRIFVEVPENCSTQICSSCEEIPDSAPKGVKDLGVREWVCSSCGA